In Armatimonadota bacterium, the following proteins share a genomic window:
- the fruB gene encoding tagatose-6-phosphate kinase has protein sequence MILSVTLNPSVDRLIYVKQLVPHDTNRILRIEEDVGGKGINVARVLKRLGVPVVATGFLGGRTGRYVQHELSETDRVECRFVWVKGDTRTNLAIQEEDGSPPTALNERGPQISAQELNALLQIVENLSRNAQFVALGGSLPPGVPADIYATLGEIASRHGAKVVLDADGEPLLQGLKASPYLIKPNENETERLLGRAIDTLEDAARAAQELHNNGVPIVIVSIGEKGAAIASAEGCWVAVPPEVRTVSTIGSGDSMIAGVLSVLVHDDTVEEAIRWGTAAGAATAMTDGSDIGTAEQIHELLPQVEVKRW, from the coding sequence ATGATACTCTCCGTCACGCTCAACCCCTCTGTAGACCGCCTCATCTACGTCAAGCAGCTGGTGCCTCACGATACCAACCGCATCCTGCGCATCGAGGAGGACGTTGGCGGTAAAGGCATCAATGTGGCGCGGGTGCTAAAGCGGCTGGGAGTGCCTGTGGTTGCTACCGGCTTTCTGGGCGGCAGGACAGGACGATACGTGCAGCACGAGTTGAGCGAAACAGACAGGGTGGAGTGTCGATTTGTCTGGGTCAAAGGCGATACGCGCACCAACCTTGCCATTCAGGAAGAGGACGGCTCTCCGCCCACCGCGCTCAATGAGCGCGGGCCGCAGATTTCTGCGCAGGAACTCAATGCTTTACTGCAGATAGTGGAGAATCTTTCACGGAACGCACAGTTTGTCGCGCTGGGTGGTAGCCTGCCGCCGGGTGTACCAGCCGATATCTACGCCACGCTGGGCGAGATCGCCTCTCGTCATGGGGCAAAAGTGGTGCTGGACGCCGACGGTGAGCCCCTCTTGCAGGGATTGAAAGCATCTCCTTACCTGATCAAGCCCAACGAAAACGAGACCGAACGCCTGCTGGGCAGGGCGATAGATACTCTGGAGGACGCAGCAAGGGCGGCTCAGGAGTTACATAACAATGGTGTACCGATAGTGATTGTCTCCATTGGTGAGAAGGGAGCAGCGATAGCCAGCGCGGAGGGATGCTGGGTTGCGGTTCCGCCAGAGGTACGGACGGTCAGTACCATCGGCTCCGGCGATTCGATGATTGCTGGCGTCCTGAGCGTGCTGGTTCACGATGACACGGTAGAGGAGGCGATTCGCTGGGGCACCGCCGCAGGAGCCGCTACCGCCATGACCGACGGCTCGGACATCGGTACGGCAGAGCAGATACACGAGCTGCTTCCGCAGGTGGAGGTGAAGCGATGGTAG
- a CDS encoding uracil-DNA glycosylase, giving the protein MVGDGGRCLRKLNVAIAACEKCPRLTEYIRQVAQTKRRAYHDWEYWGKPVPNFGDPEAKILVVGLAPAAHGGNRTGRIFTGDESGNWLFRALYEVGLASQPESVHREDGLELQNTLITAVCHCAPPANKPTREELQNCQHWMKATLRCVGEWKVIVALGRIAFEWTLRALKEIGVEHSVKASAFAHGAEFALPDGRWIVCSYHPSQQNTFTGKLTREMLRSVFERAMQLAE; this is encoded by the coding sequence ATGGTAGGCGACGGGGGCAGGTGTCTGCGCAAGCTGAACGTCGCCATCGCGGCATGTGAGAAATGCCCGCGCCTGACGGAATATATCCGGCAGGTGGCACAGACCAAACGCCGTGCCTACCACGACTGGGAGTACTGGGGTAAGCCGGTGCCCAACTTCGGCGACCCCGAAGCGAAAATTCTGGTGGTCGGATTGGCTCCCGCCGCGCACGGTGGAAACCGTACGGGGCGCATTTTCACCGGCGATGAGAGCGGAAACTGGCTTTTCCGTGCGTTGTACGAGGTGGGTTTAGCCAGTCAGCCGGAGAGCGTTCACCGCGAGGATGGGCTGGAGCTGCAAAATACACTGATTACCGCTGTATGCCACTGCGCTCCGCCTGCCAACAAGCCCACTCGCGAGGAGTTGCAGAACTGCCAGCACTGGATGAAGGCAACTCTGCGTTGCGTCGGGGAGTGGAAGGTGATTGTGGCGCTGGGGAGAATAGCCTTCGAGTGGACCCTCCGTGCTTTGAAAGAGATTGGGGTGGAGCATTCTGTCAAAGCATCGGCGTTCGCGCACGGGGCGGAGTTTGCCCTGCCCGATGGACGATGGATAGTGTGCAGTTATCATCCCAGCCAGCAGAATACCTTCACCGGCAAGCTCACGCGCGAGATGTTGCGCTCTGTATTCGAACGCGCTATGCAGCTGGCAGAATAG